From Dehalococcoidales bacterium, a single genomic window includes:
- a CDS encoding 2-dehydropantoate 2-reductase yields the protein MRIIIYGAGAIGGVVAGHLHLTGTEVVLIGRPGHVNAINEQGLRFVTPTETHNLRLPAVTAPDQIDFGPEDVVLLCVKGQNTDEALGDLRKVVNDIPVFCLQNGTRNEEIAVGYFPRVYGVMVRVGGVYVTDGEAIARRDPPGWLIIGQYPEGKDDLAEEVADRLRRAGFFVLVTPEVMPFKWGKLMTNLGNAIGAITNARGRETAPIYSAAFEEAQQILSQAGIRWVSNEELAEVWPESTERPRNSLRTEAQSSTWQSLARRQGTVETDFLNGEIVRQAERLGLKAPVNQMLLRIAQEMAASGETPGKYNPTELCRMLGLD from the coding sequence ATGAGAATAATAATTTACGGAGCCGGAGCAATAGGAGGAGTGGTCGCCGGTCACCTTCACCTGACCGGTACGGAAGTGGTCCTGATTGGCCGACCCGGCCACGTCAACGCCATCAACGAACAAGGCCTGCGCTTCGTCACGCCCACGGAGACACACAACCTGCGGCTACCCGCAGTTACCGCACCTGACCAGATTGATTTTGGCCCGGAGGATGTCGTACTACTCTGTGTGAAAGGCCAGAACACGGATGAGGCTCTCGGTGACCTGCGCAAGGTAGTGAACGACATCCCCGTCTTCTGTCTCCAGAACGGCACCCGCAATGAGGAAATCGCCGTAGGGTATTTCCCCAGGGTGTATGGGGTCATGGTCAGGGTCGGTGGCGTCTATGTCACCGATGGAGAGGCAATTGCCCGTCGCGACCCTCCCGGATGGCTCATCATCGGACAGTATCCTGAAGGAAAGGATGACCTCGCCGAGGAAGTTGCTGACAGGCTGCGTCGCGCCGGGTTCTTCGTGCTGGTCACCCCGGAGGTGATGCCCTTCAAATGGGGTAAGCTGATGACCAACCTGGGTAATGCCATCGGTGCCATCACCAACGCCCGAGGCAGAGAGACAGCCCCTATCTACAGCGCAGCCTTTGAGGAAGCGCAGCAGATTCTCTCACAGGCCGGCATCCGATGGGTGTCCAACGAGGAGCTGGCCGAGGTATGGCCGGAGAGCACCGAACGACCGCGTAACAGCCTGCGTACCGAGGCTCAAAGCTCCACCTGGCAGAGCCTGGCCCGCCGGCAGGGTACTGTCGAGACCGACTTCCTCAACGGCGAAATTGTCCGCCAGGCAGAGCGATTGGGCCTCAAAGCTCCGGTCAACCAGATGCTGCTGCGTATCGCACAGGAGATGGCAGCCAGCGGTGAAACTCCGGGAAAGTACAACCCCACCGAGCTGTGCCGAATGCTCGGGCTCGATTAG
- a CDS encoding class I SAM-dependent methyltransferase, protein MTAEELSPDFPEYDSQTAEVWDTLAGWWDDKIGDGNEFQDYLIEPATERLLALKPDEMVLDIACGAGRFARRMAALGAMIVAIDHSEMFIRRARERTTENADRITYRVLSATDPEALLSLGEKRFDAAVCTMALMDMSSIEPLISTLPKLLKTGGRFVFSVLHPAFNSGTTRLVAEEFDTGDKLVFRAGVTVTDYAEPFHHMGVGIPGQPVPQHYFHRPVSLLFNICFKHGFVLDGMEEPLFPEGYQSQSASPMAYSRMQHIPPVLVARMVLK, encoded by the coding sequence ATGACAGCAGAAGAACTCTCTCCCGATTTCCCGGAATATGACAGCCAGACCGCCGAGGTCTGGGACACTCTCGCCGGGTGGTGGGACGATAAAATCGGCGACGGCAACGAGTTCCAGGACTACCTCATCGAACCGGCTACAGAGAGACTGCTGGCACTCAAGCCCGACGAGATGGTGCTGGATATTGCCTGCGGGGCGGGGCGTTTCGCCCGTCGTATGGCAGCCCTCGGGGCAATGATTGTCGCCATCGACCATTCGGAGATGTTCATCCGGCGGGCGCGGGAGCGTACCACCGAGAACGCGGACCGCATAACCTACCGGGTACTCAGCGCCACCGACCCCGAAGCCCTGCTGTCACTCGGTGAGAAGCGTTTTGACGCCGCCGTCTGCACCATGGCCCTGATGGACATGTCTTCCATCGAGCCGCTGATTTCAACGTTACCAAAGCTGCTAAAGACCGGCGGGCGGTTCGTATTCAGTGTGCTCCACCCTGCCTTCAACTCGGGAACAACGCGCCTGGTCGCTGAGGAGTTCGATACAGGTGACAAGCTGGTATTCAGGGCAGGCGTTACGGTAACCGACTACGCAGAGCCTTTCCACCATATGGGTGTGGGCATCCCGGGCCAACCTGTTCCACAGCACTATTTCCACCGCCCTGTCAGCCTGCTCTTCAATATCTGCTTCAAGCACGGCTTCGTTCTTGACGGCATGGAAGAACCCCTTTTCCCCGAAGGATACCAGAGCCAGTCCGCCAGTCCGATGGCCTACAGCCGGATGCAGCATATCCCACCGGTACTGGTAGCCCGAATGGTGCTGAAGTAG
- a CDS encoding CARDB domain-containing protein, with protein MGRCHFQNVAWSLVLSVLLTAVLLVGCKGETPTTPVAQMTEEPKKPAAFFVSDLRLEPLEVQSNEKVTVSVLVSNTGDETGKHEVTLTLNGKGEGSKQITLTGGTSEQVDFTIIRELGGNYTVNIGGLSGMFTIKGPEPEEELKPPPSDTKPSTQTPAVIWYNAYLQYTAEACRGYSAPALRSMALIT; from the coding sequence ATGGGTCGATGTCATTTTCAAAACGTAGCGTGGTCTCTGGTTCTCAGTGTCCTGTTGACCGCGGTACTGCTGGTCGGCTGCAAAGGAGAAACACCCACCACACCCGTTGCTCAGATGACGGAGGAACCGAAGAAACCAGCCGCCTTTTTCGTATCGGACCTGCGGTTAGAGCCGCTTGAAGTACAGAGCAATGAGAAGGTAACCGTAAGCGTACTGGTAAGCAACACCGGAGACGAGACCGGCAAACACGAAGTCACACTCACATTGAATGGTAAGGGTGAGGGTAGCAAACAAATAACGCTTACCGGCGGGACCAGCGAACAGGTAGATTTTACTATCATCAGGGAGCTTGGCGGCAACTACACGGTGAATATCGGGGGCCTTTCCGGGATGTTCACTATCAAGGGCCCCGAACCTGAGGAAGAATTGAAGCCGCCACCGTCGGATACCAAACCCTCGACACAGACCCCAGCAGTCATTTGGTACAATGCGTACCTTCAGTATACGGCAGAAGCTTGCCGAGGATATAGTGCGCCAGCGCTACGAAGCATGGCGTTAATCACCTGA
- a CDS encoding acyl-CoA thioester hydrolase/BAAT C-terminal domain-containing protein gives MKKRTAKDGLVADFFHDGSGQPRKAVILLGGSEGGKRWSAWPLAIVTTRLVERGYNVLSLAYFKANGLPGSLEEIPLEYFEKTFEWLAAQPEVVSNKYALIGGSKGGELSLLLGSMFANIKAVVGLLPSSVVWQGIPRSILATGKQPRSSWSYRGAGLPYLPSSLSSRDILAMLSMRMRNIMEKDLAEVERHPEAVIPVERTEGAILLVSGKKDRIWPSTAMSNQIVNRLEEKGFENYYQHIVFESGHSSVLWNRTCWRTVFSFLNDNFM, from the coding sequence GTGAAAAAACGAACTGCGAAAGATGGTCTGGTAGCTGATTTCTTCCACGATGGCTCGGGGCAACCACGTAAGGCAGTTATCCTGCTGGGCGGTTCCGAAGGAGGAAAACGCTGGAGCGCGTGGCCGCTGGCAATAGTAACAACACGACTTGTTGAGCGGGGTTATAATGTGCTCTCCCTGGCTTATTTTAAAGCAAATGGCTTGCCCGGTTCGCTGGAAGAGATTCCGCTGGAATATTTCGAAAAGACATTTGAATGGTTAGCTGCCCAGCCAGAGGTAGTATCTAATAAGTACGCACTTATCGGGGGTTCCAAAGGGGGTGAGCTAAGTCTGCTACTAGGTTCAATGTTCGCGAACATCAAGGCAGTGGTAGGACTTCTGCCCAGTTCGGTTGTCTGGCAGGGAATTCCCCGAAGTATATTAGCTACCGGGAAACAACCCAGGTCGTCATGGTCGTACCGGGGAGCCGGTCTACCATATTTACCCAGTTCGCTATCATCACGTGATATTCTTGCCATGCTATCAATGCGAATGCGGAATATAATGGAAAAGGACCTGGCAGAAGTAGAACGGCACCCGGAAGCAGTAATACCCGTGGAAAGAACAGAGGGCGCTATACTGCTGGTTTCAGGGAAAAAGGACCGGATCTGGCCATCAACTGCTATGAGCAATCAGATAGTAAACAGGCTTGAAGAAAAGGGGTTCGAGAACTACTATCAGCATATCGTGTTCGAAAGCGGTCATAGCAGTGTTTTGTGGAACAGGACTTGCTGGCGCACCGTGTTCAGTTTTCTGAATGATAATTTTATGTAG
- a CDS encoding NAD(P)/FAD-dependent oxidoreductase: MSIEVDVAIIGAGVVGLAVAAELARQQKGVFVLEKNQTFGLETSSRNSEVIHAGIYYPEGSLKARFCIEGNPLLYEFCEKYGVDHRRLGKIIVATDDVEFEKLEELLELGHRNGVTDLRLISRNEVRHTEPNVKAVAAILSPSTGILDAYSLMRALYGLARERGTDFVFETEVVGLEKVGAGYEVEISDREGTSSIHADIVINSAGLNSDRVAGLAGIDLPQAGYQLHYCKGEYFSLNSPDMPPVNRLVYPLPEHAGKGIHVTPTMDGRMRLGPNTRYVDEIDYGVDETDREEFYQSVRKFLPGLRLEDLEPEMAGIRPKLQGPEDDFRDFVIAHEEHRGLPGLINMVGIESPGLTGAIAIGRYVAGMVREMKG, encoded by the coding sequence ATGTCGATTGAGGTAGATGTAGCCATCATCGGGGCCGGTGTTGTCGGTCTGGCGGTAGCCGCCGAACTGGCACGACAGCAAAAAGGGGTCTTCGTCCTCGAAAAGAACCAGACCTTCGGCCTGGAGACCAGCAGCCGGAATAGCGAGGTCATCCACGCCGGTATCTACTATCCCGAAGGCTCTCTCAAGGCCAGGTTCTGTATCGAAGGAAATCCCCTGCTCTACGAGTTCTGTGAGAAGTACGGCGTGGACCACCGCCGGCTGGGTAAGATTATCGTTGCCACTGATGATGTCGAGTTCGAGAAGCTGGAAGAGCTTCTCGAACTCGGGCACAGAAACGGCGTTACCGACCTCAGGCTCATCTCCCGGAATGAAGTCAGGCACACAGAACCGAACGTGAAGGCGGTTGCCGCAATACTCTCCCCCTCAACGGGCATACTTGATGCCTATTCCCTGATGAGGGCACTGTACGGGCTCGCCAGGGAGAGAGGGACCGACTTCGTATTCGAGACTGAGGTAGTTGGTCTGGAAAAGGTGGGGGCAGGATACGAGGTCGAGATAAGTGACCGTGAAGGTACATCGTCGATTCATGCTGATATTGTAATCAACTCGGCGGGGCTGAACTCGGACCGTGTTGCCGGGCTGGCCGGAATCGACCTTCCACAGGCCGGGTACCAACTCCACTACTGCAAAGGCGAGTATTTCAGTCTCAATTCGCCGGATATGCCTCCGGTGAACCGGTTGGTCTATCCCCTCCCCGAGCATGCCGGCAAGGGCATTCACGTCACCCCTACCATGGACGGCCGGATGAGACTCGGCCCCAACACGCGCTACGTGGACGAGATAGACTACGGCGTGGACGAGACTGATAGAGAAGAATTCTACCAGTCCGTCCGGAAGTTCCTGCCGGGACTCAGGCTGGAAGACCTGGAACCGGAGATGGCCGGTATCCGTCCCAAGCTCCAGGGACCGGAGGACGACTTCCGTGACTTCGTCATCGCTCACGAAGAGCACAGGGGACTGCCTGGCCTGATAAACATGGTCGGTATTGAATCGCCGGGGCTGACCGGTGCCATCGCCATCGGCAGGTACGTGGCCGGGATGGTGAGAGAAATGAAGGGGTAA
- a CDS encoding histidine phosphatase family protein translates to MTRIIIARHGETDWNVGEVFRGRLDIGLNETGLAQAEALGQHLADFSVEAVYSSPLKRALDTAGAVASHHSLNVSVAQGLVDFNYGTWQGLTHQEVKERHTELYHRWLAEPHLVTMPDGESLDDVAERARQVVETVVASHEGTLVLVSHRVVNKVLICSLLGLDNSNFWNIRQDVAGMTIFEYEDGRFILTRHNDTSHLGQTRNNALSDF, encoded by the coding sequence ATGACCCGTATAATCATTGCCCGCCACGGTGAGACCGACTGGAACGTGGGCGAGGTGTTCCGGGGCAGACTGGATATCGGCTTAAACGAAACCGGCCTTGCCCAGGCAGAGGCCCTGGGGCAGCACCTGGCAGATTTCAGTGTGGAAGCCGTCTACTCCAGCCCCCTGAAGCGCGCCCTGGATACAGCCGGTGCCGTTGCCTCGCACCATAGCCTTAATGTCAGTGTTGCTCAGGGTCTGGTGGACTTCAATTACGGAACATGGCAGGGTCTGACCCACCAGGAGGTCAAGGAGAGACACACGGAACTCTATCACCGCTGGCTGGCAGAACCGCACCTGGTGACGATGCCGGACGGCGAGAGCCTGGACGACGTCGCGGAGAGAGCCAGGCAAGTGGTTGAAACAGTTGTGGCCAGCCACGAAGGCACGTTGGTGCTGGTATCTCATCGCGTGGTGAACAAGGTCCTGATATGCAGCCTGCTGGGTCTGGACAACTCCAACTTCTGGAATATCAGGCAGGATGTGGCCGGAATGACCATCTTCGAATACGAGGACGGTCGGTTCATACTCACCCGGCACAACGATACCTCCCACCTCGGGCAGACCCGGAATAATGCCCTGAGCGATTTCTGA